One part of the Ursus arctos isolate Adak ecotype North America unplaced genomic scaffold, UrsArc2.0 scaffold_14, whole genome shotgun sequence genome encodes these proteins:
- the LOC113271079 gene encoding F-box only protein 11-like has protein sequence MAGQRPRRAGRAGGWRPGLPRAQLAEEASTEPPPPPPKEEPLRLEPPAPPQPRAETDPSADLRLLILTAGNKQIGQPSASSVL, from the exons ATGGCCGGGCAGCGGCCTCGCCgagcggggcgggcgggcggctgGCGTCCCGGGCTCCCGCGGGCTCAGCTGGCGGAGGAGGCGTCGaccgagccgccgccgccgccgcccaaGGAGGAACCGCTAAGGCTGGAGCCGCCGGCGCCGCCACAGCCGCGGGCAGAGACGGACCCGAGCGCCGACCTCCGCCTCCTCATCCTGACAGCGGGAAATAAGCA GATAGGGCAGCCTAGCGCATCCTCTGTCTTGTGA